The Triticum dicoccoides isolate Atlit2015 ecotype Zavitan chromosome 6A, WEW_v2.0, whole genome shotgun sequence genome has a window encoding:
- the LOC119315423 gene encoding F-box protein PP2-B10-like: MAADTDTVWSCFVPRELPRFAKREISPAPASKKALFKRLSCLPAFLPRKLMHMRLDKATGVKCFMLSAEILQITKHQGYVWDWTPLGFDRNACHIGKRFQHVATFRNCGKIHCKMLSQKVMYAAYMVFKLGPTSFYGIDYPFQEASISVGGRGSTSIVCLQSCMEDEGDGGESPRIHVLESPDRAHRVVRCPRVITLGEDIVLPRKRADDWMEVELGEFYNEEGYDEDVSVSLTETTVTKKYGLIVMGVEFRNKLQKPTGL, from the exons ATGGCCGCTGACACCGACACCGTCTGGTCCTGCTTCGTGCCACGCGAGCTTCCGCGGTTCGCCAAGAGGGAGATCTCCCCGGCGCCGGCGTCCAAGAAGGCGCTCTTCAAGCGCCTCTCCTGCCTACCCGCCTTTCTCCCACGGAAGCTCATG cacATGAGGCTGGACAAGGCTACCGGCGTTAAGTGCTTCATGCTTTCTGCCGAGATACTGCAGATCACCAAGCACCAAGGCTACGTATGGGATTGGACTCCTCTTGGTTTTGATCGCAATGCGTGCCACATTGGCAAAAG ATTCCAACATGTCGCGACGTTTAGAAATTGTGGCAAGATACACTGCAAGATGCTCTCGCAAAAGGTGATGTACGCCGCTTACATGGTGTTCAAGCTAGGACCCACTTCGTTTTATGGGATAGACTATCCATTCCAGGAGGCGTCGATTAGCGTTGGAGGACGTGGATCAACCTCGATAGTTTGCCTCCAAAGCTGCatggaggatgaaggcgatgggGGTGAGTCACCTCGGATACATGTCTTGGAATCACCAGACCGTGCACATAGAGTAGTACGGTGTCCACGGGTAATTACTCTTGGAGAGGATATTGTACTCCCTCGGAAAAGGGCCGACGACTGGATGGAAGTGGAGCTGGGTGAGTTCTACAACGAGGAAGGCTACGATGAGGATGTATCTGTCAGTTTAACGGAGACAACTGTGACCAAGAAGTATGGTCTTATTGTGATGGGCGTGGAGTTTAGAAATAAGTTACAAAAGCCAACGGGGTTGTAG
- the LOC119314625 gene encoding germin-like protein 1-1 encodes MAMLQLSAVVLLALVAPSLAGDADMLQDVCVADLASPIKLNGFPCKTDITADDFFFAGLKRAGNTNNAAGSNVTAANVQSFPGVNTLSVSMARIDYAPGGQNPPHTHPRATEIIFVTQGVLEVGFITTANKLFTKTVTVGDVFVFPRGLVHFQQNRGRGPASVIAGFNSQLQGTQVIATTLFAAAPPVPSDVLAKAFRIDNGQVDAIKAKFM; translated from the exons ATGGCGATGCTTCAGCTTTCCGCTGtagtcctcctcgcgctcgttgccCCCTCCCTGGCCGGGGACGCCGACATGCTCCAGGACGTCTgcgtcgccgacttggcatccc CGATCAAGCTGAACGGGTTCCCGTGCAAGACGGACATCACTGCGGACGACTTCTTCTTCGCCGGTCTCAAGAGGGCTGGAAACACCAACAATGCGGCAGGGTCAAACGTCACGGCGGCGAATGTACAGTCATTCCCTGGGGTGAACACGCTTAGCGTGTCCATGGCACGCATCGACTATGCGCCGGGAGGCCAGAACCCGCCGCATACCCACCCGCGCGCCACCGAGATCATCTTCGTTACCCAAGGAGTCCTCGAGGTGGGCTTCATCACCACCGCCAACAAGCTCTTCACTAAGACCGTAACCGTCGGAGACGTGTTCGTCTTCCCGCGTGGGCTCGTGCACTTCCAGCAGAATAGGGGACGTGGCCCCGCCTCCGTCATCGCCGGCTTCAACAGCCAGCTCCAGGGCACACAAGTCATCGCCACCACGCTCTTCGCTGCCGCGCCGCCAGTGCCTAGCGATGTGCTGGCCAAGGCCTTCCGGATCGACAACGGGCAGGTGGACGCTATCAAGGCCAAGTTCATGTAG